From the Salmo trutta chromosome 2, fSalTru1.1, whole genome shotgun sequence genome, one window contains:
- the LOC115154496 gene encoding collectin-12, protein MKDDFADEEEVQSFGYKRFGIQEGTQCTKCKNEWALKTSIALLYVLCTLLTIAVAVLGYKVVQKVDNVSEGIESYGGKIIAVETDLKKLDDQTGEKSENTTTEIQAFKNNIWALQRQLSEVAERSSSNRAALGRLQDAGQDMQGSQGSIQGLLDANTAMLRSVNGTLRAYGGTMEGLQDDTARLQTELQEQVRQQSQALFSIGNLNLTQAQQRGLILALQRSVDDTSQAIQKIRNDFQSIEQTARQTKSDADWLREKVQNLQVLASNASVLAKANNDILEDVGSQLASLSGQLQNTSSLAENHDQTLREIMDQQRDHDNLTSSKFDQLEIRLDESEGSIDRVTGNISFTTQLLGAINLNLNELRTCAETVGRHSDYLADLNSTVLDVKSDTTTLRLQQDDLAARLDKEVTSLSIVMEEMKLVDSKHSQLITNFTILQGPPGPRGPRGDKGPQGAAGQAGQKGEKGDKGGPGVQGLRGEKGSPGPPGLPGSKGQQGSRGNPGSKGSRGSGGRAGPPGAKGEPGTAGLLGRDGQPGPQGPQGPPGDLGQVGPAGVQGPRGVMGPQGAPGPPGLPGHPARPAAVAAVPLASVSLKSDSPAPTVMAPGCPREWVGFRDKCYHFSRELHNFDDAKKSCNAQAASMVIINDITEQKWLQKQTSGKGYFWMGLTDREKENVWHWLDGTEPAFTKWKPGQPDNWSHGHERGEDCAGLIHEGLWNDFFCEDLISYICEKAMESSKTPGL, encoded by the exons TGGTGCAAAAGGTTGACAATGTGTCCGAAGGTATCGAGAGCTATGGGGGGAAGATCATTGCTGTGGAAACAGACTTGAAAAAGCTAG ATGACCAGACTGGCGAGAAGTCGGAGAACACCACCACAGAAATCCAGGCCTTTAAGAACAACATCTGGGCTCTGCAGAGGCAGTTGTCCGAGGTGGCTGAAAGGAGCAGTAGTAACCGGGCAGCCCTGGGTCGTCTGCAGGATGCTGGCCAGGACATGCAAGGCAGCCAGGGCTCCATCCAGGGTCTGCTGGATGCCAACACAGCCATGCTGAGGTCCGTCAATGGCACCTTGCGGGCCTACGGCGGCACCATGGAGGGTCTTCAGGACGACACGGCTCGGCTGCAGACGGAGCTCCAGGAGCAGGTTCGGCAGCAGAGCCAGGCCCTGTTCAGCATCGGGAATCTCAACCTCACCCAGGCCCAACAAAGGGGCCTGATCTTGGCTTTGCAGAGGTCAGTGGACGACACCAGCCAGGCAATCCAGAAGATCCGCAATGACTTCCAGAGTATAGAGCAGACGGCCAGGCAGACTAAGTCGGACGCAGATTGGCTGCGGGAGAAGGTGCAGAACCTCCAGGTGCTGGCCTCCAACGCCTCTGTCCTGGCCAAGGCCAACAACGACATTCTGGAGGACGTGGGTTCTCAGCTGGCCTCGCTGTCTGGACAGCTGCAGAACACCTCCAGCCTGGCGGAGAACCACGACCAGACCCTCAGGGAGATCATGGACCAGCAGAGGGACCATGACAACCTCACCTCCTCCAAGTTCGACCAGCTGGAGATACGCCTGGACGAGTCGGAGGGGAGCATTGACCGTGTGACTGGCAACATCAGCTTTACAACCCAACTCCTGGGCGCCATCAATCTCAACCTCAACGAGCTGCGCACCTGCGCTGAGACGGTGGGACGCCACTCCGACTACCTGGCTGACCTGAACTCCACGGTTTTGGACGTGAAGTCGGACACCACCACGCTAAGGTTGCAGCAGGACGACCTGGCGGCCCGCCTCGACAAGGAGGTCACCAGCCTCTCCATAGTCATGGAGGAGATGAAACTGGTGGACAGCAAGCACTCACAGCTAATCACCAACTTCACCATTCTCCAGG GTCCACCTGGTCCCAGAGGCCCGCGGGGAGACAAAGGACCCCAGGGAGCGGCCGGTCAGGCCGGTCagaagggggagaaaggggaTAAAGGTGGGCCTGGGGTGCAGGGGCTCCGTGGAGAGAAGGGATCTCCAGGACCACCGGGACTACCAGGTTCCAAAGGTCAACAAGGCTCACGGGGAAACCCAGGTTCAAAGGGCTCCCGAGGGTCAGGCGGCAGGGCAGGACCTCCGGGGGCGAAGGGTGAGCCAGGAACGGCTGGGCTCCTTGGGAGAGACGGACAGCCCGGTCCTCAGGGGCCCCAGGGCCCGCCGGGAGACCTAGGACAGGTGGGGCCGGCTGGGGTACAGGGACCCAGGGGAGTGATGGGACCCCAGGGGGCCCCAGGGCCACCTGGACTACCAGGACATCCTGCCCGAcctgcagcagtagcagcagtgcctttggcctctgtctctctgaagaGTGACTCCCCGGCCCCTACAGTGATGGCCCCAG GTTGTCCTCGTGAGTGGGTTGGCTTCAGAGACAAATGCTACCACTTCTCCAGGGAGCTGCACAACTTTGACGATGCAAAGAAAAGCTGCAATGCCCAGGCTGCGTCAATGGTGATCATTAACGATATAACTGAACAG AAATGGCTGCAGAAGCAGACCTCTGGAAAGGGCTACTTCTGGATGGGTCTGACGGATAGGGAGAAGGAGAATGTTTGGCACTGGCTGGATGGAACCGAACCTGCCTTCAC GAAGTGGAAGCCGGGCCAGCCAGACAACTGGAGCCACGggcatgagagaggagaggactgcgCAGGCCTCATCCACGAGGGACTGTGGAATGATTTCTTCTGTGAAGATCTCATCAGCTACATCTGTGAGAAAGCAATGGAGAGCT CAAAAACTCCAGGGTTATAG